One Pseudorhodoplanes sinuspersici DNA segment encodes these proteins:
- a CDS encoding MarR family winged helix-turn-helix transcriptional regulator, whose translation MTGSQGTKKKVQPRQTRVKMSAEIDLPFEESVGYQVRATHRALQRFLQLKIEPYGVSLGMWYFLRALWNEDGLTQRELSRRVGTTEPTTLTAILSMERSGLIRRAQNKNDRRRMHVYLSPKGRDLKSELMPLARSVVATAVHGFSAAETKSLLAALADVQRNIQASLSQLDETRLI comes from the coding sequence GTGACTGGCAGTCAAGGAACGAAGAAAAAAGTCCAGCCGCGCCAAACTCGTGTGAAAATGTCGGCCGAGATCGATTTACCTTTCGAGGAGAGCGTAGGGTACCAGGTTCGCGCCACCCACCGAGCCTTGCAGCGTTTCTTACAGCTTAAAATCGAACCCTACGGCGTCAGCCTTGGGATGTGGTATTTCCTGCGCGCCCTTTGGAACGAGGACGGGCTAACCCAGCGGGAGTTATCAAGACGGGTGGGCACAACGGAGCCCACTACTCTGACCGCAATCTTAAGTATGGAGCGCAGTGGTCTCATTCGACGAGCGCAAAACAAGAATGATCGCCGTCGTATGCATGTCTATCTCAGTCCGAAAGGACGGGACTTGAAAAGCGAATTGATGCCTCTTGCGCGGTCTGTGGTAGCGACGGCAGTCCATGGGTTTTCTGCTGCCGAGACAAAGAGTTTGCTGGCTGCGCTTGCAGATGTTCAGCGAAATATCCAAGCCAGCTTGTCTCAACTTGATGAAACACGATTGATTTAG
- a CDS encoding PDR/VanB family oxidoreductase — protein MKSESGTSELIVRVSKKDEIADGIFMFELRSHEGTELPAFTAGSHITVSTPSGQKRRYSLCNDSSERDRYVIAIKQEKNGRGGSLSFTRDVNVGDVVSVEAPANEFEMSAAEPRNYIFVAGGIGITPIRSMILQCVRNGKQNFKLFYFARTPEMMAFREEFEAAAFAQTVVLHNDNGDRDQAYDLWPILEEQKGAHLYCCGPRGLMDSVRDMTGHWPETAVHFEDFGVGTTSKPDDKPFEVKLARSGNVYTVDVGASILDTLRVHGHELASSCESGTCGTCRVRFTDGTPDHRDLVLSDKEQKNEIMICVSRAKSASITLDI, from the coding sequence ATGAAGTCAGAATCAGGCACGAGCGAACTCATTGTGAGGGTCTCAAAAAAAGACGAAATTGCCGATGGCATTTTCATGTTTGAACTCAGGTCCCATGAGGGCACCGAACTGCCCGCATTCACGGCCGGCTCACACATAACGGTTTCAACGCCTTCTGGACAAAAACGCCGCTACTCCTTGTGCAACGATAGCAGCGAACGCGACCGCTACGTCATAGCCATCAAGCAGGAAAAGAACGGCCGCGGAGGCTCGTTAAGCTTTACCAGAGACGTTAATGTTGGGGACGTTGTGTCCGTGGAGGCGCCGGCAAACGAATTTGAGATGTCGGCGGCCGAACCAAGGAACTACATCTTCGTTGCGGGCGGGATTGGCATTACACCCATAAGGTCAATGATTTTGCAATGCGTTCGGAACGGAAAGCAGAACTTCAAGCTCTTCTATTTCGCGCGCACCCCAGAAATGATGGCATTCCGGGAAGAATTCGAAGCGGCTGCATTCGCGCAAACGGTCGTGCTTCACAACGACAATGGCGATCGGGATCAGGCCTATGATCTGTGGCCAATACTTGAAGAGCAGAAAGGGGCCCATCTCTACTGCTGCGGCCCTCGCGGATTAATGGATAGCGTTCGCGATATGACTGGCCACTGGCCGGAAACTGCAGTGCACTTCGAAGATTTTGGCGTTGGAACCACATCGAAACCTGACGACAAGCCCTTTGAAGTCAAGCTCGCGCGAAGCGGGAACGTATATACCGTGGATGTCGGCGCCTCCATCCTTGATACACTTCGCGTGCATGGACACGAATTAGCCAGTTCATGCGAGAGCGGCACCTGTGGAACATGTCGAGTTCGCTTTACGGACGGCACTCCCGATCACCGAGATCTCGTTCTTTCCGACAAGGAACAGAAGAACGAAATCATGATCTGCGTATCTCGCGCAAAGAGCGCATCAATTACCCTAGATATATGA
- a CDS encoding Gfo/Idh/MocA family protein has translation MDNVLRLGIVGLGRAFTLMLPTFVAHPKIALVAATDPRHEAVESFSREFEAKGYDTIEELCADPSVQAVYVASPHQYHVAHVKIAAAYGKHVLVEKPMALSTDDCLEMISAAKAASIHLLVGHSHSYDLPYLKTRELISSGSFGSVRMINAINFTDFLYRPRRPEELDTLHGGGVVFSQAAHQIDIVRLLATSPARCVRAVTGIWDPKRPTEGAYNAQVLFSDASFASLTYSGYAHFDSDEFNGWRGELGQRRDPDVYGQARRALKEARSPEDETNMKNRRAYGTVGREEFSLSSDISHNHFGLFIVSCERADLRPMPNGIFVYGDDERWFEEIPEPRVPRAEVVDELYEAVVNGRVPLHSGQWGLATLEICLAILESAKSNGEISLSYSG, from the coding sequence TTGGATAACGTTCTTCGTCTTGGCATCGTTGGACTTGGCCGAGCATTCACGCTTATGCTGCCTACATTCGTAGCTCATCCAAAGATTGCGCTCGTTGCCGCAACTGATCCTCGCCACGAGGCTGTTGAAAGCTTTTCGAGAGAATTCGAAGCGAAGGGATATGACACAATTGAAGAACTATGTGCCGACCCCAGTGTTCAAGCAGTCTATGTCGCCTCGCCTCATCAATATCACGTAGCTCATGTAAAAATTGCGGCAGCGTATGGGAAACACGTCCTTGTCGAGAAGCCGATGGCTCTCTCCACAGACGATTGCCTCGAAATGATCTCCGCCGCGAAAGCAGCCAGTATCCATCTTCTCGTCGGACACAGCCACAGCTACGACCTACCCTACCTGAAAACGCGCGAACTCATTTCATCCGGCTCATTCGGAAGTGTCAGGATGATCAACGCGATAAACTTTACCGATTTTCTGTACCGACCGCGGCGCCCGGAAGAACTTGACACACTCCACGGCGGAGGAGTGGTTTTTAGCCAAGCCGCACATCAAATCGACATTGTACGACTATTAGCGACTTCGCCTGCGCGGTGCGTGCGCGCCGTGACTGGCATATGGGACCCAAAACGCCCAACAGAAGGCGCCTACAATGCGCAAGTATTATTTTCGGACGCCAGTTTCGCGTCGCTTACATATAGTGGTTATGCTCACTTTGACAGCGACGAATTTAATGGATGGCGTGGCGAACTCGGGCAACGGCGCGACCCAGATGTTTACGGCCAGGCCCGCCGGGCACTAAAAGAGGCAAGGTCGCCGGAAGATGAGACCAACATGAAGAATCGGCGGGCCTACGGGACCGTTGGCAGAGAGGAATTTTCACTCAGTTCAGACATTTCGCACAATCATTTTGGGCTCTTTATCGTTAGTTGCGAGCGCGCTGATCTTCGGCCCATGCCGAATGGGATTTTCGTTTACGGTGACGACGAAAGGTGGTTCGAAGAAATCCCGGAGCCTCGCGTGCCGCGTGCCGAAGTAGTTGATGAACTATATGAGGCCGTTGTTAACGGCAGAGTTCCGCTACATTCTGGCCAATGGGGACTTGCAACGCTGGAGATTTGTCTAGCGATCCTAGAATCCGCGAAGTCGAATGGAGAAATCTCACTATCATATAGCGGGTAG